From Cellulomonas fimi ATCC 484, a single genomic window includes:
- a CDS encoding ABC transporter substrate-binding protein — MASTTFHKRAITAGLAALVLGLSACASGDGDSGGDDTGGGDGGGDLISVGFAQVGAESGWRTANTTSIKDALTKEEGFDLKFSDAQQKQENQIQAIRSYIAQGVDYIAFSPVVESGWDAVLEEAKTADIPVILTDRAVDTEDDSLYVTFIGSDFVEEGRRIGAYVSETLATEPIKVVELQGTTGSAPAIDRKTGFEEATADNPNVEIIASQTGNFTRAEGKTVMEGFLQAYPDIDVVYAHNDDMGLGAIEAIEAAGKVPGEDIKIVTIDGVKDGMQALADGKITYIVECNPLLGPDLAEIIKTLDSGGTVEKRIVTKDEEFDQEAAKAALPDRQY; from the coding sequence GCACGACGTTCCACAAGCGCGCGATCACGGCCGGGCTCGCCGCCCTGGTGCTCGGCCTGTCGGCCTGCGCCAGCGGCGACGGCGACAGCGGAGGCGACGACACCGGCGGCGGCGACGGCGGGGGCGACCTCATCAGCGTCGGCTTCGCCCAGGTCGGTGCCGAGTCCGGGTGGCGCACCGCCAACACCACGTCCATCAAGGACGCGCTCACGAAGGAGGAGGGCTTCGACCTCAAGTTCTCCGACGCGCAGCAGAAGCAGGAGAACCAGATCCAGGCGATCCGCTCGTACATCGCCCAGGGCGTCGACTACATCGCGTTCTCGCCGGTGGTCGAGTCCGGGTGGGACGCGGTCCTGGAGGAGGCCAAGACGGCGGACATCCCGGTCATCCTCACGGACCGGGCCGTCGACACCGAGGACGACTCGCTGTACGTGACGTTCATCGGGTCCGACTTCGTCGAGGAGGGGCGCCGCATCGGGGCGTACGTCTCCGAGACGCTCGCGACCGAGCCGATCAAGGTCGTCGAGCTCCAGGGCACGACCGGCTCCGCGCCGGCGATCGACCGCAAGACGGGCTTCGAGGAGGCGACGGCGGACAACCCGAACGTCGAGATCATCGCCTCGCAGACCGGCAACTTCACGCGAGCCGAGGGCAAGACCGTCATGGAGGGCTTCCTCCAGGCGTACCCGGACATCGACGTCGTCTACGCGCACAACGACGACATGGGCCTGGGCGCGATCGAGGCGATCGAGGCCGCGGGCAAGGTCCCGGGCGAGGACATCAAGATCGTCACGATCGACGGCGTGAAGGACGGCATGCAGGCCCTCGCCGACGGCAAGATCACGTACATCGTCGAGTGCAACCCGCTGCTCGGTCCCGACCTGGCCGAGATCATCAAGACGCTCGACTCGGGCGGCACGGTCGAGAAGCGCATCGTCACCAAGGACGAGGAGTTCGACCAGGAGGCGGCCAAGGCCGCGCTGCCCGACCGGCAGTACTGA
- a CDS encoding sugar ABC transporter ATP-binding protein, giving the protein MTDTPTTVRPEARAEARPVVTMTGISIGFPGVKALDGVDFRLFPGEVHALMGENGAGKSTLIKALTGVYAVDAGTVEVDGAPVTFTGPAQAQAAGISTVYQEVNLCENLSVAENIMLGHEVRRFGVVDWPATRREARRHLATLDLDIDPRSQLSSHSLAVQQLVAISRAMVVDARVLVLDEPTSSLDADEVARLFDVVRGLRDRGVAILFVSHFLDQVYALSDRMTVLRNGTLVGEYRTADLPRVELVQKMIGRSLEVLERLDESPKPVVAARDDTRPYLQAIGLGRKGSIEPFDLDVYAGEVVGLAGLLGSGRTELARLLYGADHADRGEVRVEDRPARLRTPRAALARKIVYSSESRKTEGIVADLTVRENIVLGLQAQRGWVRRVPRRKADEVVDRYVEALGIRPANPDALAGNLSGGNQQKVLLARWLATQPRLLLLDEPTRGIDVGAKAEIQRLVADLASQGMAVVFISAELEEVLRLSHRIAVLRDRRKVAELVNTDDVTTDDVVHLIASAGSTGEGTGAPPAAVTTEDVDLLTKGDRA; this is encoded by the coding sequence ATGACCGACACCCCGACCACCGTCCGTCCCGAGGCGCGCGCCGAGGCTCGGCCGGTCGTCACGATGACGGGGATCTCCATCGGGTTCCCGGGCGTCAAGGCGCTCGACGGCGTGGACTTCCGCCTGTTCCCGGGCGAGGTCCACGCGCTCATGGGCGAGAACGGCGCCGGCAAGTCCACCCTGATCAAGGCGCTGACGGGCGTGTACGCGGTCGACGCGGGCACGGTCGAGGTCGACGGCGCGCCCGTGACGTTCACCGGGCCGGCGCAGGCGCAGGCCGCGGGCATCAGCACCGTGTACCAGGAGGTCAACCTCTGCGAGAACCTCTCGGTCGCGGAGAACATCATGCTCGGCCACGAGGTGCGCCGGTTCGGCGTCGTCGACTGGCCCGCGACCCGCCGGGAGGCCCGCCGGCACCTGGCGACGCTCGACCTGGACATCGACCCGCGCTCGCAGCTGTCGTCGCACTCGCTCGCGGTGCAGCAGCTCGTGGCGATCTCGCGCGCGATGGTCGTCGACGCGCGCGTGCTCGTCCTGGACGAGCCGACGTCGAGCCTCGACGCGGACGAGGTCGCGCGCCTGTTCGACGTGGTCCGCGGCCTGCGGGACCGCGGCGTCGCGATCCTGTTCGTCTCGCACTTCCTCGACCAGGTGTACGCGCTGTCGGACCGCATGACGGTCCTGCGCAACGGGACGCTCGTGGGGGAGTACCGCACCGCGGACCTGCCGCGCGTCGAGCTGGTGCAGAAGATGATCGGCCGCTCGCTCGAGGTCCTGGAGCGCCTGGACGAGTCGCCGAAGCCGGTCGTCGCGGCGCGCGACGACACCCGGCCCTACCTGCAGGCGATCGGCCTCGGCCGCAAGGGCTCGATCGAGCCGTTCGACCTCGACGTGTACGCGGGCGAGGTCGTCGGGCTCGCAGGTCTGCTCGGCTCCGGCCGGACGGAGCTGGCACGCCTGCTGTACGGCGCGGACCACGCCGACCGCGGCGAGGTGCGCGTCGAGGACCGGCCGGCCCGGCTCCGCACGCCGCGCGCGGCACTGGCCCGCAAGATCGTCTACTCCTCCGAGAGCCGCAAGACCGAGGGGATCGTCGCGGACCTCACGGTGCGCGAGAACATCGTCCTCGGCCTGCAGGCGCAGCGCGGGTGGGTGCGCCGCGTGCCGCGACGCAAGGCCGACGAGGTGGTCGACCGGTACGTCGAGGCGCTCGGGATCCGCCCCGCGAACCCGGACGCGCTCGCGGGCAACCTGTCGGGCGGCAACCAGCAGAAGGTGCTGCTCGCACGGTGGCTCGCGACGCAGCCGCGGCTGCTCCTGCTCGACGAGCCGACGCGCGGCATCGACGTGGGTGCCAAGGCCGAGATCCAGCGGCTCGTCGCGGACCTCGCGTCGCAGGGCATGGCGGTCGTGTTCATCTCCGCCGAGCTCGAGGAGGTGCTGCGCCTCTCGCACCGGATCGCGGTGCTGCGGGACCGCCGCAAGGTCGCCGAGCTCGTCAACACCGACGACGTGACGACCGACGACGTCGTGCACCTCATCGCGAGCGCGGGCAGCACGGGTGAGGGCACCGGCGCCCCGCCCGCGGCCGTCACGACCGAGGACGTCGACCTGCTCACGAAGGGGGACCGCGCATGA
- a CDS encoding ABC transporter permease translates to MSAVQSVVRHRLFWPVVALVVLVVASTLKSPSFLEIAVRDGHLFGGPVDILRRSSVLLLVALGMTLVIATRGIDLSVGAVMAIAGAVALTQIAASPNPGSLATVAAAIGTALVIALVIGLFNGFLVAVVGIQPIIATLVLMTAGRGIAMLITGGNITTVTSQPYKTLASGYWLSLPVAAIIAGVVFAGTALVTRRTALGVLIESVGINPSASRLAGVRARTIIWTVYVVCALFACLAGFIRSADTMAADANNIGLFIELDAILAVVIGGTSLAGGKFSLTGTLVGTLVITTLTLSITILGIPANAVSLFKAIVVIAVCLLQSPVVQHRMRARRRRTAPVPVEVPA, encoded by the coding sequence ATGAGCGCCGTGCAGTCCGTGGTGCGGCACCGGTTGTTCTGGCCGGTCGTCGCGCTGGTCGTGCTCGTCGTGGCGAGCACGCTCAAGTCGCCGTCGTTCCTCGAGATCGCGGTGCGCGACGGGCACCTGTTCGGCGGGCCGGTCGACATCCTGCGGCGCAGCAGCGTCCTGCTGCTCGTGGCGCTGGGCATGACGCTCGTCATCGCGACGCGCGGCATCGACCTGTCGGTCGGTGCGGTCATGGCGATCGCGGGGGCGGTCGCGCTCACGCAGATCGCGGCGTCGCCGAACCCGGGATCGCTCGCCACCGTGGCCGCCGCGATCGGCACCGCGCTGGTCATCGCGCTGGTCATCGGCCTGTTCAACGGGTTCCTCGTCGCCGTGGTGGGGATCCAGCCGATCATCGCGACGCTCGTGCTCATGACCGCCGGCCGCGGCATCGCGATGCTCATCACCGGCGGCAACATCACGACCGTCACGAGCCAGCCGTACAAGACGCTCGCGTCGGGCTACTGGCTGTCGCTGCCGGTCGCGGCGATCATCGCGGGCGTCGTGTTCGCGGGCACGGCCCTCGTCACGCGCCGCACGGCGCTCGGCGTGCTCATCGAGTCCGTCGGCATCAACCCGTCGGCCAGCAGGCTCGCGGGCGTGCGGGCACGGACGATCATCTGGACCGTCTACGTCGTGTGCGCGCTGTTCGCGTGCCTCGCGGGGTTCATCCGCAGCGCGGACACCATGGCGGCGGACGCGAACAACATCGGGCTGTTCATCGAGCTCGACGCGATCCTCGCGGTCGTCATCGGCGGCACGTCCCTCGCGGGCGGGAAGTTCTCGCTCACGGGGACGCTGGTCGGGACGCTCGTCATCACGACGCTCACCCTGTCCATCACGATCCTGGGCATCCCGGCGAACGCCGTGTCCCTGTTCAAGGCCATCGTCGTCATCGCGGTCTGCCTCCTGCAGTCCCCGGTCGTGCAGCACAGGATGCGCGCACGACGACGCCGCACGGCCCCCGTCCCGGTGGAGGTGCCCGCCTGA
- the yjfF gene encoding galactofuranose ABC transporter, permease protein YjfF, with the protein MATDQLTRTRRGGAATGALAAPRRWRLDDRYLPVLGTLVVLVAMLAIGGSRYENFLTGRVLANLLINNSFLVVLAVGMTFVILTGGIDLSVGAVVALSSIVAAWMLTNGWDAVVAIPAAILTGTLIGLAVGLMVHVFEIQPFIATLAAMFLARGLCYLVAPESIPITDPTIVALARTRWGSDDGLVLTPSGLIALAVVAVAFVLLHYTRFGRTVYAIGGGEQSARLMGLPVARTKVLVYVISGTCAGLGGLLFAIFSRSGYALTGVGMELDAIAAVVIGGTLLTGGSGFVLGSVLGVLVLGLIQTAITFEGTLSSWWTKIVIGGLLLVFVVLQRLLALRRT; encoded by the coding sequence ATGGCCACGGACCAGCTCACGCGCACGCGTCGCGGCGGCGCCGCGACAGGAGCCCTCGCGGCGCCACGTCGGTGGCGGCTCGACGACCGGTACCTGCCGGTGCTCGGCACGCTCGTCGTGCTCGTCGCGATGCTCGCGATCGGCGGCAGCCGCTACGAGAACTTCCTCACGGGGCGGGTGCTCGCGAACCTGCTCATCAACAACTCGTTCCTCGTCGTCCTGGCCGTCGGGATGACGTTCGTCATCCTCACGGGCGGGATCGACCTGTCGGTCGGGGCGGTGGTCGCGCTGTCGAGCATCGTCGCGGCGTGGATGCTGACGAACGGCTGGGACGCGGTGGTCGCGATCCCGGCGGCGATCCTCACGGGCACGCTGATCGGCCTGGCCGTGGGCCTGATGGTCCACGTGTTCGAGATACAGCCGTTCATCGCGACGCTCGCCGCGATGTTCCTCGCGCGCGGCCTGTGCTACCTCGTCGCGCCCGAGTCGATCCCGATCACGGACCCGACGATCGTCGCGCTCGCCCGGACCCGGTGGGGCTCGGACGACGGGCTCGTGCTCACGCCGAGCGGACTCATCGCGCTCGCGGTGGTCGCGGTCGCGTTCGTGCTGCTGCACTACACGCGGTTCGGCCGCACGGTGTACGCGATCGGCGGCGGGGAGCAGTCCGCGCGGCTCATGGGCCTGCCCGTGGCCCGCACCAAGGTGCTCGTCTACGTCATCAGCGGCACGTGCGCGGGGCTCGGCGGGCTGCTGTTCGCGATCTTCTCCCGGTCCGGCTACGCGCTCACGGGAGTGGGCATGGAGCTCGACGCGATCGCGGCCGTCGTCATCGGCGGCACGCTCCTGACGGGCGGCTCGGGGTTCGTGCTCGGGTCGGTGCTCGGCGTGCTCGTGCTGGGCCTCATCCAGACGGCCATCACGTTCGAGGGCACGCTCTCGTCGTGGTGGACGAAGATCGTCATCGGCGGGCTGCTGCTCGTCTTCGTCGTCCTCCAGCGCCTGCTGGCGCTGCGTCGCACCTGA
- a CDS encoding TrkH family potassium uptake protein, translated as MARLGPGVRYHVRELVDRAARQSPARLALGVFGTVIAVITLLLYAPWATVSGEQAPFADALFTATSATTVTGLVTVPTGEYWSTWGLVVILVAIKIGGLGVMTLASLLGLAVSRRLGLTQRLLVSSETKFTRLGEVGSLVNTVIITSTAFEVAIALVLLPRFHMYDESWGEAAWHAIFYGVSSFNSAGFVPTPEGLFPYASDWWVLMPIIVGVFVGSLGFPVILNVAGSLRRPGRWNLHSKLTLTTSVALVVFGSLIVAAFEWTNPDTFGGLGPSATALASLFAGVMPRSGGFTTFDIAEMHEGTWLLMDALMFVGGGSASTAGGIKVTTLAVMLLAIVAEARGDKDVEAYGRRIPREALQVAIAVSFISATFVLVASLLLLAITGEALDVILFETISAFATCGLSTGITMDMPDAGKYVLTVLMFIGRTGTMTLAAALALRNRRRVIRLPEERPIIG; from the coding sequence ATGGCGCGGCTTGGCCCGGGCGTGCGGTACCACGTGCGCGAGCTCGTCGACCGCGCGGCGCGGCAGTCACCGGCTCGGCTCGCGCTCGGCGTCTTCGGGACCGTCATCGCCGTCATCACGCTGCTGCTGTACGCCCCGTGGGCCACCGTGTCGGGCGAGCAGGCACCGTTCGCAGACGCGCTGTTCACCGCGACGTCGGCCACGACCGTGACCGGCCTCGTGACCGTCCCCACGGGCGAGTACTGGTCGACGTGGGGGCTCGTCGTCATCCTCGTGGCCATCAAGATCGGCGGCCTGGGCGTCATGACGCTCGCGTCGCTGCTCGGCCTGGCGGTGTCCCGCCGGCTCGGCCTCACGCAGCGCCTGCTCGTGTCGTCGGAGACCAAGTTCACCCGGCTGGGCGAGGTCGGGTCGCTGGTCAACACGGTCATCATCACGTCGACCGCGTTCGAGGTCGCGATCGCCCTCGTCCTGCTCCCCCGGTTCCACATGTACGACGAGAGCTGGGGCGAGGCGGCCTGGCACGCGATCTTCTACGGCGTCTCGTCGTTCAACAGCGCGGGGTTCGTGCCGACGCCCGAGGGGCTGTTCCCGTACGCGTCCGACTGGTGGGTGCTGATGCCGATCATCGTCGGCGTCTTCGTCGGCTCGCTCGGCTTCCCCGTCATCCTCAACGTCGCGGGGAGCCTGCGCCGCCCCGGCCGCTGGAACCTGCACTCGAAGCTGACCCTCACGACGAGCGTCGCGCTCGTCGTGTTCGGCTCCCTCATCGTCGCCGCGTTCGAGTGGACCAACCCCGACACGTTCGGCGGGCTCGGCCCGAGCGCCACCGCCCTCGCGTCGCTGTTCGCGGGGGTCATGCCCCGCTCCGGCGGGTTCACGACCTTCGACATCGCCGAGATGCACGAGGGCACCTGGCTGCTCATGGACGCGCTCATGTTCGTCGGCGGAGGGTCCGCGTCGACCGCGGGCGGCATCAAGGTGACGACGCTCGCCGTCATGCTGCTCGCGATCGTCGCCGAGGCGCGCGGCGACAAGGACGTCGAGGCCTACGGGCGGCGCATCCCGCGCGAGGCGCTGCAGGTCGCGATCGCGGTGTCGTTCATCTCCGCGACGTTCGTGCTCGTCGCGTCGTTGCTGCTGCTCGCCATCACCGGGGAGGCGCTCGACGTCATCCTCTTCGAGACCATCTCGGCGTTCGCCACGTGCGGGCTGTCCACCGGCATCACCATGGACATGCCCGACGCCGGGAAGTACGTGCTGACCGTGCTCATGTTCATCGGCCGGACCGGCACGATGACGCTTGCGGCCGCGCTCGCGCTGCGCAACCGTCGTCGCGTGATCCGGCTGCCGGAAGAGAGGCCGATCATTGGCTGA
- a CDS encoding acetoin utilization protein AcuC: MTSRGQRPPAPVRVVWSTDMLAYDFGHGHPMTSERVELTIRLAEDLGLLDGGGVELVDAPPASDALLTTVHEPAYVAAVRAASEHGTPDPARGLGTSDDPVFPSMHEAAARVVTGTVDAALAVWEGRAEHAVNVTGGLHHAMPGAASGFCVYNDAAVAIRALLAAGAERVAYVDVDAHHGDGVQTVFWDDPRVLTVSVHETGAALFPGTGFAQEVGGPGATGSVVNVALPAGTDDTGWLRAIEAVVPAVVREFAPDVLVTQHGCDSHLMDPLTHLRVSVDGQRAAADLLHDLAHEAAHGRWVALGGGGYAVLDVVPRSWAHLLGVATHRPVDPSTDVPQGWRELVRDRYGRLGPARMTDGRPLRLRPWSAGYDPADDVDRAIRATRSAVFPSWGLDPDLD; encoded by the coding sequence ATGACGTCGCGGGGGCAGCGCCCACCCGCCCCGGTACGGGTGGTGTGGTCCACCGACATGCTCGCCTACGACTTCGGCCACGGGCACCCGATGACGTCGGAGCGGGTCGAGCTGACGATCCGCCTGGCCGAGGACCTGGGCCTGCTCGACGGGGGTGGCGTCGAGCTCGTGGACGCCCCGCCCGCGTCGGACGCGCTGCTCACGACGGTGCACGAGCCGGCCTACGTCGCGGCGGTGCGTGCCGCCTCGGAGCACGGCACCCCCGACCCGGCGCGCGGGCTGGGCACGTCGGACGACCCCGTCTTCCCGTCGATGCACGAGGCGGCGGCGCGCGTGGTGACGGGCACGGTGGACGCGGCGCTCGCGGTCTGGGAGGGCCGTGCGGAGCACGCCGTGAACGTGACGGGCGGCCTGCACCACGCGATGCCGGGCGCCGCGTCCGGGTTCTGCGTCTACAACGACGCCGCGGTCGCGATCCGCGCGCTGCTCGCAGCCGGTGCGGAGCGGGTGGCCTACGTCGACGTGGACGCGCACCACGGCGACGGGGTGCAGACGGTGTTCTGGGACGACCCGCGGGTCCTGACGGTCTCGGTGCACGAGACCGGCGCCGCGCTGTTCCCGGGGACGGGGTTCGCGCAGGAGGTCGGCGGTCCGGGCGCGACGGGCTCGGTGGTGAACGTCGCGCTGCCCGCCGGCACGGACGACACAGGCTGGCTGCGCGCGATCGAGGCGGTCGTCCCCGCGGTGGTCCGGGAGTTCGCGCCCGACGTGCTGGTGACGCAGCACGGCTGCGACTCGCACCTCATGGACCCGCTCACGCACCTGCGGGTCTCGGTCGACGGCCAGCGCGCCGCGGCGGACCTGCTGCACGACCTGGCGCACGAGGCGGCGCACGGGCGCTGGGTGGCGCTGGGCGGCGGCGGGTACGCGGTGCTCGACGTGGTGCCGCGGTCGTGGGCGCACCTGCTGGGCGTCGCGACGCACCGGCCGGTCGACCCGTCGACGGACGTGCCGCAGGGCTGGCGCGAGCTGGTCCGCGACCGCTACGGCCGGCTCGGGCCGGCGCGCATGACCGACGGGCGGCCGCTGCGCCTGCGCCCGTGGTCGGCCGGCTACGACCCGGCCGACGACGTCGACCGCGCGATCCGTGCGACGCGCTCGGCGGTGTTCCCGTCCTGGGGCCTGGACCCGGACCTCGACTGA
- a CDS encoding helix-turn-helix domain-containing protein, which produces MSDQPGRTRFLTVVEVADVMRVSKMTVYRLLHSGELPAVRVGRSFRVPQDALDHYLRTSVVEPEQQDRGRLSS; this is translated from the coding sequence ATGAGCGACCAGCCGGGCCGCACGCGATTCCTCACCGTCGTCGAGGTCGCCGACGTGATGCGCGTGTCGAAGATGACGGTCTACCGGCTGCTCCACTCGGGCGAGCTGCCCGCGGTGCGTGTCGGCCGCTCGTTCCGCGTCCCGCAGGACGCGCTCGACCACTACCTGCGCACGTCCGTGGTGGAGCCGGAGCAGCAGGACCGCGGCCGCCTGTCGTCCTGA
- a CDS encoding 30S ribosomal protein bS22, giving the protein MGSVIKKRRKRMAKKKHRKLLRKTRHQRRNKK; this is encoded by the coding sequence ATGGGCTCCGTCATCAAGAAGCGCCGCAAGCGGATGGCCAAGAAGAAGCACCGCAAGCTGCTGCGCAAGACGCGCCACCAGCGTCGCAACAAGAAGTGA
- a CDS encoding LacI family DNA-binding transcriptional regulator — MSRRTGAVTMHEVAARAGVSIKTVSNVLNGYQYIRPATKEKVEAAIADLGYQVNITARNLRRGRSGLIGLAVPELSLPYFAELADSVIRAAEARGVTVLIEQTGSVRERELEVLTGQRRHLTDGLIFSPLELGPADVDALKVEYPMVLLGERIFGGPADHVTMSNVDGARAAVQHLLDQGRRRIAVIGAHEGETIGSAALRVQGYREALDAAGIPFDPALVGEAGLWHRATGAETMHRLLDSGVEIDAVFGLNDALALGALHALHARRVDVPGRIAVIGWDDIEETAYSSPTLSTVSPGREQIARTAVDLLLARIDDPEVDRPFERVVADFTIVGRESTLGDAAPEVAVPVAR; from the coding sequence ATGAGCAGGCGCACCGGTGCGGTGACGATGCACGAGGTCGCGGCGCGGGCGGGCGTGTCGATCAAGACCGTCTCCAACGTCCTCAACGGCTACCAGTACATCCGGCCCGCCACCAAGGAGAAGGTCGAGGCGGCCATCGCCGACCTCGGCTACCAGGTGAACATCACGGCGCGGAACCTGCGCCGCGGTCGCAGCGGGCTCATCGGCCTCGCGGTGCCCGAGCTGTCGCTGCCGTACTTCGCCGAGCTCGCGGACTCCGTGATCCGCGCCGCCGAGGCCCGCGGGGTCACGGTGCTCATCGAGCAGACCGGATCGGTGCGCGAGCGCGAGCTCGAGGTGCTCACCGGTCAGCGCCGGCACCTCACGGACGGCCTCATCTTCTCCCCGCTCGAGCTCGGTCCCGCCGACGTCGACGCCCTCAAGGTCGAGTACCCGATGGTGCTCCTCGGCGAGCGGATCTTCGGCGGCCCCGCCGACCACGTCACCATGAGCAACGTCGACGGCGCACGCGCCGCGGTCCAGCACCTGCTGGACCAGGGTCGCCGCCGCATCGCCGTCATCGGCGCGCACGAGGGCGAGACCATCGGCTCCGCCGCGCTGCGCGTGCAGGGCTACCGCGAGGCGCTCGACGCCGCGGGCATCCCGTTCGACCCCGCGCTCGTGGGCGAGGCGGGCCTGTGGCACCGCGCGACGGGCGCCGAGACGATGCACCGCCTGCTCGACTCGGGCGTCGAGATCGACGCCGTGTTCGGCCTCAACGACGCCCTCGCGCTCGGCGCGCTGCACGCGCTGCACGCCCGCCGGGTCGACGTGCCGGGCCGGATCGCCGTCATCGGCTGGGACGACATCGAGGAGACGGCCTACTCCTCGCCGACGCTGTCGACCGTGTCGCCGGGCCGCGAGCAGATCGCGCGCACCGCCGTCGACCTGCTGCTCGCCCGCATCGACGACCCCGAGGTCGACCGCCCGTTCGAGCGCGTCGTCGCCGACTTCACGATCGTCGGCCGCGAGTCCACCCTGGGCGACGCCGCCCCCGAGGTCGCGGTTCCCGTCGCGCGCTGA
- a CDS encoding helix-turn-helix domain-containing protein, whose product MDRDDETLARIAQSLRDRRVELGLSQSELAERLGLTQAYLSKLETAGATTQLRRLVAVLGAVGLDLVALPRTHPAVREERSRPLAPVHRKATPSDELRRALQRLDLSRVSDPEAAARFAALRDVLADGSGEGQESPRARNLVRSLRSLAQSDEALSLVDPSVRAVLLALRDAEPHR is encoded by the coding sequence ATGGACCGTGACGACGAGACGCTCGCACGCATCGCGCAGTCCCTGCGCGACCGGCGCGTCGAGCTGGGACTGAGCCAGTCCGAGCTCGCGGAGCGACTCGGGCTGACCCAGGCGTATCTGTCGAAGCTCGAGACGGCAGGAGCCACCACGCAGCTCCGGCGCCTGGTGGCCGTCCTCGGAGCCGTCGGGCTGGACCTGGTCGCGCTGCCCAGGACCCATCCCGCGGTGCGCGAGGAGCGCAGCCGGCCGCTCGCACCCGTGCACCGGAAGGCCACGCCCTCCGACGAGCTGCGCCGCGCCCTGCAGCGTCTCGACCTGTCACGCGTGTCCGACCCGGAAGCGGCCGCCCGCTTCGCCGCCCTCCGCGACGTCCTCGCCGACGGGTCGGGCGAGGGCCAGGAGAGCCCGCGAGCGCGGAACCTCGTGCGGTCGTTGCGCTCCCTCGCGCAGTCGGACGAGGCGCTGTCGTTGGTCGACCCGAGCGTCCGCGCGGTCCTGCTGGCGCTCCGAGACGCGGAGCCCCACCGGTGA
- a CDS encoding HipA domain-containing protein translates to MSLLDVWLGGTRVAVLDDAAAFGMASLQYTDDALRTFGRGGLALSLRLPVREAPYSAYDARPWLDGLLPEGELRTVLADRYHVAGDDTAGLLAVLGRECAGAVTITRNGDGPPVESGVHWLDEDGLDRAVRELATAPFGVGVDGRVRISLGGVQSKLVLVGADDGRFGLPLDATPSTHILKPSPLDDLGRERWPGVVHAELFGMRVAAEAGIDCAEVSFRPVGDRPAILVRRYDRVADGTGLRRVHQEDLGQALGVPPTAKYQKAADPLTPSLRRVAGVINDHADAPVTELPRLLDQVVASLVVGNCDQHAKNLSMLLDPDLGVRLAPAYDVVATVALGVETALSLTVGGESLLEDVSGQAIDDEAESWGMGRRAARRRREEILERLADAIGAAADGVRADAGEHEVLDRAEADARRRLALVAG, encoded by the coding sequence GTGAGCCTCCTGGACGTCTGGCTCGGCGGCACCCGCGTCGCGGTGCTTGACGACGCCGCGGCGTTCGGCATGGCGTCGTTGCAGTACACGGACGACGCGCTCCGCACGTTCGGGCGAGGAGGGCTCGCGCTGTCCCTCCGGCTCCCCGTGCGAGAGGCCCCGTACAGCGCGTACGACGCGAGGCCGTGGCTCGACGGGTTGCTCCCCGAGGGGGAGCTGCGCACGGTGCTCGCGGACCGCTACCACGTCGCCGGTGACGACACCGCAGGGTTGCTCGCGGTGCTGGGACGAGAGTGCGCCGGCGCCGTGACGATCACGCGCAACGGCGACGGGCCTCCTGTGGAGAGCGGCGTGCACTGGCTCGACGAGGACGGACTCGACAGAGCCGTCCGCGAGCTCGCGACCGCCCCGTTCGGGGTGGGCGTCGACGGGCGCGTGCGGATCTCGCTCGGCGGAGTGCAGAGCAAGCTCGTCCTGGTCGGCGCCGACGACGGGCGCTTCGGCCTGCCGCTGGACGCCACACCCTCGACCCACATCCTGAAGCCGTCGCCGCTCGACGACCTGGGGAGGGAGCGTTGGCCAGGCGTCGTGCACGCGGAGCTCTTCGGGATGCGGGTGGCCGCGGAGGCAGGCATCGACTGCGCCGAGGTGAGCTTCCGGCCCGTCGGGGACCGCCCCGCGATCCTCGTCAGGCGCTACGACCGCGTGGCCGACGGCACCGGGCTGCGGCGGGTGCACCAGGAGGACCTCGGGCAGGCGCTCGGTGTCCCGCCGACGGCCAAGTACCAGAAGGCGGCCGACCCGCTGACCCCGTCGCTCCGACGCGTCGCGGGCGTCATCAACGACCACGCGGACGCGCCGGTCACGGAGCTGCCGCGTCTGCTGGACCAGGTGGTCGCCTCCCTCGTGGTGGGCAACTGCGACCAGCACGCGAAGAACCTGTCGATGCTGCTCGACCCCGATCTCGGGGTGCGGCTCGCCCCCGCGTACGACGTCGTCGCCACGGTCGCGCTCGGCGTCGAGACGGCGTTGTCGCTGACCGTCGGTGGTGAGTCGCTGCTCGAGGACGTCTCGGGCCAGGCGATCGACGACGAGGCGGAGTCCTGGGGCATGGGCCGGCGTGCGGCACGTCGGCGGCGCGAGGAGATCCTGGAGCGGCTGGCCGACGCGATCGGGGCCGCGGCCGACGGCGTGCGGGCGGACGCCGGTGAGCACGAGGTCCTCGACCGGGCCGAGGCGGACGCGCGACGGCGGCTGGCGCTCGTCGCGGGCTAG